In Salvelinus sp. IW2-2015 linkage group LG23, ASM291031v2, whole genome shotgun sequence, a genomic segment contains:
- the LOC111950265 gene encoding protein orai-2 isoform X1 produces the protein MKATHKTSEAQPFAMSSELNVPKGSPAPGGFERMPEGGGMDYRDWVRRSYLELVTSNHHSVQALSWRKLYLSRAKLKASSRTSALLSGFAMVAMVEVQLEIQYNYPRMLLIAFSVCTTVLVAVHLLALLISTCILPNVEAVSNIHNLNSVSESPHERMHHYIELAWGFSTALGILLFLAEVVLLCWIKFLPVDSSSANQVAVAAAELALSKLNCSSPALPPKPTPPPGHSGWQAALASTIIMVPVGVIFVVFTIHFYRSLVSHKTERHHQEIEELHKIKVLLDGCERGLQAV, from the exons ATGAAAGCCACTCATAAAACAAGCGAAGCCCAGCCAT TTGCCATGAGCAGTGAGCTGAACGTGCCCAAGGGCTCCCCAGCCCCGGGGGGCTTTGAGCGGATGCCcgagggtggagggatggactACAGGGACTGGGTGCGCCGCAGCTACCTGGAGCTGGTCACCTCCAACCACCACTCTGTGCAGGCGCTGTCTTGGAGGAAGCTCTACTTGAGCCGGGCCAAACTGAAAGCCTCCAGCCGCACCTCTGCCCTGCTCTCTGGCTTCGCTATG GTGGCAATGGTGGAGGTCCAGTTGGAGATCCAGTACAACTACCCGCGAATGCTCCTCATTGCCTTTAGCGTGTGTACTACGGTGCTGGTGGCCGTGCACCTGCTCGCCCTGCTCATCAGCACCTGCATCCTACCCAACGTGGAGGCAGTCAGCAATATCCACAACCTCAACTCAGTCAGCGAGTCACCCCACGAGCGCATGCACCACTACATTGAGCTGGCCTGGGGCTTCTCCACTGCCCTGGGCATCCTGCTTTTCCTGGCAGAGGTAGTGCTGCTCTGCTGGATCAAGTTCCTGCCCGTGGACTCTAGTTCYGCCAACCAGGTGGCGGTGGCTGCCGCAGAGCTGGCACTATCCAAGCTGAACTGTAGCAGCCCTGCCCTGCCACCCAAGCCCACCCCTCCGCCAGGGCACAGTGGCTGGCAGGCAGCCCTGGCCTCCACCATCATCATGGTGCCGGTGGGGGTTATCTTTGTGGTATTCACCATCCACTTCTACCGCTCGCTGGTGAGCCACAAGACAGAGCGCCACCACCAGGAGATCGAGGAACTGCACAAAATTAAGGTGCTGCTGGATGGGTGCGAGAGAGGCTTACAGGCAGTGTGA
- the LOC111950265 gene encoding protein orai-2 isoform X2, whose product MKATHKTSEAQPFAMSSELNVPKGSPAPGGFERMPEGGGMDYRDWVRRSYLELVTSNHHSVQALSWRKLYLSRAKLKASSRTSALLSGFAMVAMVEVQLEIQYNYPRMLLIAFSVCTTVLVAVHLLALLISTCILPNVEAVSNIHNLNSVSESPHERMHHYIELAWGFSTALGILLFLAEVVLLCWIKFLPVDSSSANQVAVAAAELALSKLNCSSPALPPKPTPPPGHSGWQAALASTIIMVPVGVIFVVFTIHFYRSLVSHKTERHHQEIEELHKIKDNDPTHLKAV is encoded by the exons ATGAAAGCCACTCATAAAACAAGCGAAGCCCAGCCAT TTGCCATGAGCAGTGAGCTGAACGTGCCCAAGGGCTCCCCAGCCCCGGGGGGCTTTGAGCGGATGCCcgagggtggagggatggactACAGGGACTGGGTGCGCCGCAGCTACCTGGAGCTGGTCACCTCCAACCACCACTCTGTGCAGGCGCTGTCTTGGAGGAAGCTCTACTTGAGCCGGGCCAAACTGAAAGCCTCCAGCCGCACCTCTGCCCTGCTCTCTGGCTTCGCTATG GTGGCAATGGTGGAGGTCCAGTTGGAGATCCAGTACAACTACCCGCGAATGCTCCTCATTGCCTTTAGCGTGTGTACTACGGTGCTGGTGGCCGTGCACCTGCTCGCCCTGCTCATCAGCACCTGCATCCTACCCAACGTGGAGGCAGTCAGCAATATCCACAACCTCAACTCAGTCAGCGAGTCACCCCACGAGCGCATGCACCACTACATTGAGCTGGCCTGGGGCTTCTCCACTGCCCTGGGCATCCTGCTTTTCCTGGCAGAGGTAGTGCTGCTCTGCTGGATCAAGTTCCTGCCCGTGGACTCTAGTTCYGCCAACCAGGTGGCGGTGGCTGCCGCAGAGCTGGCACTATCCAAGCTGAACTGTAGCAGCCCTGCCCTGCCACCCAAGCCCACCCCTCCGCCAGGGCACAGTGGCTGGCAGGCAGCCCTGGCCTCCACCATCATCATGGTGCCGGTGGGGGTTATCTTTGTGGTATTCACCATCCACTTCTACCGCTCGCTGGTGAGCCACAAGACAGAGCGCCACCACCAGGAGATCGAGGAACTGCACAAAATTAAG gacaatgacccaacacacctcaaggctgtgtaa
- the LOC111950265 gene encoding protein orai-2 isoform X3, whose protein sequence is MSSELNVPKGSPAPGGFERMPEGGGMDYRDWVRRSYLELVTSNHHSVQALSWRKLYLSRAKLKASSRTSALLSGFAMVAMVEVQLEIQYNYPRMLLIAFSVCTTVLVAVHLLALLISTCILPNVEAVSNIHNLNSVSESPHERMHHYIELAWGFSTALGILLFLAEVVLLCWIKFLPVDSSSANQVAVAAAELALSKLNCSSPALPPKPTPPPGHSGWQAALASTIIMVPVGVIFVVFTIHFYRSLVSHKTERHHQEIEELHKIKVLLDGCERGLQAV, encoded by the exons ATGAGCAGTGAGCTGAACGTGCCCAAGGGCTCCCCAGCCCCGGGGGGCTTTGAGCGGATGCCcgagggtggagggatggactACAGGGACTGGGTGCGCCGCAGCTACCTGGAGCTGGTCACCTCCAACCACCACTCTGTGCAGGCGCTGTCTTGGAGGAAGCTCTACTTGAGCCGGGCCAAACTGAAAGCCTCCAGCCGCACCTCTGCCCTGCTCTCTGGCTTCGCTATG GTGGCAATGGTGGAGGTCCAGTTGGAGATCCAGTACAACTACCCGCGAATGCTCCTCATTGCCTTTAGCGTGTGTACTACGGTGCTGGTGGCCGTGCACCTGCTCGCCCTGCTCATCAGCACCTGCATCCTACCCAACGTGGAGGCAGTCAGCAATATCCACAACCTCAACTCAGTCAGCGAGTCACCCCACGAGCGCATGCACCACTACATTGAGCTGGCCTGGGGCTTCTCCACTGCCCTGGGCATCCTGCTTTTCCTGGCAGAGGTAGTGCTGCTCTGCTGGATCAAGTTCCTGCCCGTGGACTCTAGTTCYGCCAACCAGGTGGCGGTGGCTGCCGCAGAGCTGGCACTATCCAAGCTGAACTGTAGCAGCCCTGCCCTGCCACCCAAGCCCACCCCTCCGCCAGGGCACAGTGGCTGGCAGGCAGCCCTGGCCTCCACCATCATCATGGTGCCGGTGGGGGTTATCTTTGTGGTATTCACCATCCACTTCTACCGCTCGCTGGTGAGCCACAAGACAGAGCGCCACCACCAGGAGATCGAGGAACTGCACAAAATTAAGGTGCTGCTGGATGGGTGCGAGAGAGGCTTACAGGCAGTGTGA
- the pex12 gene encoding peroxisome assembly protein 12, with translation MAERGAHLTTAAADDRPSIFEVLAQDSLMGAVRPALRHAVKVLAESNPSRYGFLWRRFDEIHGVLDVLLQHHFLSRTSASFSENFYSLKRVAASGRERPAHLGLRGKHHWCSLILLALVPYLRAKLEQVLAKQRDEDDFSIRLPQTPLQRMYRAFLAAYPYVSMGWDSWVFCQQLLYVFGRAKTHSPFLWLAGVRLAHLTGHDITNMDLKPASPSTAIGSSVGERLRRLTSTVVGGVALSLSTSLSLGVFFLQFLEWWYSSENQSTIKTLTSLPTPPPPIHLQNQQPLTRHSKVCPLCCKVRTNDTVLSTSGFVFCYRCIYVYIKANQRCPMTGYPTELQHLIKIYSPES, from the exons ATGGCAGAACGTGGTGCACATTTGACAACTGCAGCTGCAGATGACAGACCGTCGATATTCGAGGTCTTGGCACAGGACTCCCTGATGGGTGCAGTCAGACCCGCTTTGCGACACGCAGTGAAG GTTCTGGCTGAGTCTAACCCCTCTCGCTACGGATTCCTCTGGCGGAGATTTGACGAGATTCACGGTGTTCTGGATGTATTGCTGCAGCACCATTTTCTGTCACGGACTAGCGCCTCATTCTCTGAGAACTTTTACAGCCTAAAGCGCGTGGCTGCTTCTGGTCGCGAGCGGCCAGCTCACCTGGGTCTGCGTGGGAAACACCACTGGTGCTCACTGATCCTGCTTGCCCTCGTTCCTTACTTGAGGGCCAAGCTGGAACAGGTACTGGCCAAGCAGAGGGATGAGGACGATTTTTCCATCCGCCTGCCACAGACGCCCTTGCAGAGGATGTACAGGGCCTTCCTGGCAGCCTACCCCTATGTCAGCATGGGCTGGGACAGCTGGGTGTTCTGCCAGCAGCTGTTGTATGTGTTTGGCCGAGCCAAGACCCACTCACCATTTCTGTGGCTGGCAGGTGTCAGGCTGGCTCACCTCACAGGACATGACATCACAAATATGGACCTCAAACCAGCCTCACCTTCCACGGCCATCGGCTCAAG TGTTGGTGAGAGGCTGCGGAGGCTGACGTCGACAGTGGTGGGGGGTGTGGCTCTGTCCCTCTCCACTAGTCTTTCCTTGGGAGTGTTTTTCCTGCAGTTCCTCGAGTGGTGGTACTCCTCAGAGAACCAGAGCACCATCAAGACCCTGACCTCCCTCCCCACACCACCCCCTCCCATCCACCTCCAGAACCAACAACCACTGACCAGACACAGCAAAGTATGTCCACTCTGCTGCAAGGTCCGCACCAATGATACCGTCCTCTCCACCTCTGGTTTTGTCTTCTGTTACCGCTGTATTTATGTCTACATCAAAGCCAACCAGAGGTGTCCGATGACTGGGTACCCCACTGAACTTCAGCATCTCATCAAGATTTACTCACCAGAGAGCTAG